One window of Phoenix dactylifera cultivar Barhee BC4 chromosome 5, palm_55x_up_171113_PBpolish2nd_filt_p, whole genome shotgun sequence genomic DNA carries:
- the LOC103710320 gene encoding transcription factor GLABRA 3-like isoform X2 produces MATGAQIPEEMPEKHRRKQLATTVRNIRWSYAIFWSISTRQQGVLAWRDGYYNGDIKTRKTTQLMEFKADQIALQRSEQLRELYESLSAGDSKQPSTRPASLSPEDLTEAEWYYLVCMSFTFSPGQGLPGKALTSNQYIWLSNAQFADSGIFSRSLLAKSASIQTVVCIPFMYGVLELGTAELVLEDPALIHQIRTSFWELPIPVCSGQSISSSPLAEKDEDTLFPNLDHEVVDTMVSEDHHLMAACLAPLESGPSAVPFDIHSHVLDKENELIQDKVEELCANISEELKVGSPDASASHVLSERRRREKLNEKFLVLRSLVPFVSKVDKASILGGTIEYLKELERRVEELESCRELGKPEPRGRRMHPDIAERTSDNYGNKKIANGMQSCANKRKACDIDETAVEHCGVLSKDGPVNVIVTVMEKEVLLELQCQWRECLLLEVVDAIRNLHLDPLSVQSSTGDNNLAVTIKAKFKGSVVAPPGMIKRTLQRVVGKC; encoded by the exons GGTCTTAGCATGGCGTGATGGGTACTATAATGGTGATATAAAGACGAGGAAGACTACTCAGCTAATGGAGTTTAAAGCTGATCAAATTGCTCTACAGAGAAGTGAGCAATTGAGAGAGCTATACGAGTCTCTTTCAGCAGGTGACAGCAAACAGCCGAGCACAAGACCTGCATCACTATCACCTGAAGATCTGACAGAGGCGGAGTGGTATTACTTGGTTTGCATGTCTTTCACATTCAGTCCAGGCCAAGG GTTGCCAGGTAAAGCCTTAACAAGCAATCAGTATATCTGGTTGAGCAATGCTCAGTTTGCAGATAGTGGAATTTTCTCACGCTCTCTTTTAGCGAAG AGTGCATCTATCCAG ACTGTGGTGTGTATTCCCTTCATGTATGGTGTTCTTGAGCTGGGTACAGCTGAATTG GTTTTGGAGGATCCTGCGCTCATACATCAAATCAGGACTTCCTTCTGGGAGCTGCCAATCCCTGTTTGCTCTGGGCAATCTATATCCAGTTCTCCATTGGCTGAAAAGGATGAAGATACCTTGTTCCCTAATCTTGATCATGAAGTTGTTGACACGATGGTTTCGGAGGATCATCACTTAATGGCTGCTTGTCTGGCCCCTTTGGAGAGTGGGCCATCAGCTGTCCCTTTTGATATTCATTCTCATGTCCTTGACAAAGAGAATGAGCTAATCCAGGATAAGGTTGAGGAATTGTGTGCAAATATCAGCGAAGAACTTAAAGTAGGTTCTCCTGATGCTAGTGCAAGTCATGTGTTgtcggagagaaggagaagagaaaagcTAAATGAGAAGTTCCTTGTTCTCAGATCACTGGTTCCTTTCGTTAGCAAG GTTGACAAGGCATCCATCCTTGGTGGCACAATAGAGTATCTGAAAGAGCTTGAGAGAAGGGTAGAGGAATTAGAATCTTGCAGAGAGTTAGGGAAGCCTGAGCCTAGAGGAAGAAGGATGCATCCTGATATAGCAGAGAGGACATCTGATAATTATGGCAACAAGAAGATTGCAAATGGCATGCAGTCTTGTGCAAACAAGAGGAAGGCTTGCGACATCGATGAAACAGCGGTCGAGCATTGTGGCGTCCTGTCAAAGGATGGTCCAGTTAATGTTATTGTTACTGTGATGGAGAAAGAGGTTCTCCTGGAGCTGCAATGTCAATGGAGGGAATGTTTGCTTCTTGAGGTAGTTGATGCGATACGCAACCTCCATTTAGATCCTCTTTCTGTCCAGTCATCCACTGGTGATAACAATCTCGCAGTGACCATAAAAGCTAAG TTTAAGGGTTCAGTTGTAGCACCGCCAGGAATGATCAAGCGGACACTGCAGAGAGTTGTAGGTAAATGTTGA
- the LOC103710320 gene encoding transcription factor GLABRA 3-like isoform X3 — protein sequence MEFKADQIALQRSEQLRELYESLSAGDSKQPSTRPASLSPEDLTEAEWYYLVCMSFTFSPGQGLPGKALTSNQYIWLSNAQFADSGIFSRSLLAKSASIQTVVCIPFMYGVLELGTAELVLEDPALIHQIRTSFWELPIPVCSGQSISSSPLAEKDEDTLFPNLDHEVVDTMVSEDHHLMAACLAPLESGPSAVPFDIHSHVLDKENELIQDKVEELCANISEELKVGSPDASASHVLSERRRREKLNEKFLVLRSLVPFVSKVDKASILGGTIEYLKELERRVEELESCRELGKPEPRGRRMHPDIAERTSDNYGNKKIANGMQSCANKRKACDIDETAVEHCGVLSKDGPVNVIVTVMEKEVLLELQCQWRECLLLEVVDAIRNLHLDPLSVQSSTGDNNLAVTIKAKFKGSVVAPPGMIKRTLQRVVGKC from the exons ATGGAGTTTAAAGCTGATCAAATTGCTCTACAGAGAAGTGAGCAATTGAGAGAGCTATACGAGTCTCTTTCAGCAGGTGACAGCAAACAGCCGAGCACAAGACCTGCATCACTATCACCTGAAGATCTGACAGAGGCGGAGTGGTATTACTTGGTTTGCATGTCTTTCACATTCAGTCCAGGCCAAGG GTTGCCAGGTAAAGCCTTAACAAGCAATCAGTATATCTGGTTGAGCAATGCTCAGTTTGCAGATAGTGGAATTTTCTCACGCTCTCTTTTAGCGAAG AGTGCATCTATCCAG ACTGTGGTGTGTATTCCCTTCATGTATGGTGTTCTTGAGCTGGGTACAGCTGAATTG GTTTTGGAGGATCCTGCGCTCATACATCAAATCAGGACTTCCTTCTGGGAGCTGCCAATCCCTGTTTGCTCTGGGCAATCTATATCCAGTTCTCCATTGGCTGAAAAGGATGAAGATACCTTGTTCCCTAATCTTGATCATGAAGTTGTTGACACGATGGTTTCGGAGGATCATCACTTAATGGCTGCTTGTCTGGCCCCTTTGGAGAGTGGGCCATCAGCTGTCCCTTTTGATATTCATTCTCATGTCCTTGACAAAGAGAATGAGCTAATCCAGGATAAGGTTGAGGAATTGTGTGCAAATATCAGCGAAGAACTTAAAGTAGGTTCTCCTGATGCTAGTGCAAGTCATGTGTTgtcggagagaaggagaagagaaaagcTAAATGAGAAGTTCCTTGTTCTCAGATCACTGGTTCCTTTCGTTAGCAAG GTTGACAAGGCATCCATCCTTGGTGGCACAATAGAGTATCTGAAAGAGCTTGAGAGAAGGGTAGAGGAATTAGAATCTTGCAGAGAGTTAGGGAAGCCTGAGCCTAGAGGAAGAAGGATGCATCCTGATATAGCAGAGAGGACATCTGATAATTATGGCAACAAGAAGATTGCAAATGGCATGCAGTCTTGTGCAAACAAGAGGAAGGCTTGCGACATCGATGAAACAGCGGTCGAGCATTGTGGCGTCCTGTCAAAGGATGGTCCAGTTAATGTTATTGTTACTGTGATGGAGAAAGAGGTTCTCCTGGAGCTGCAATGTCAATGGAGGGAATGTTTGCTTCTTGAGGTAGTTGATGCGATACGCAACCTCCATTTAGATCCTCTTTCTGTCCAGTCATCCACTGGTGATAACAATCTCGCAGTGACCATAAAAGCTAAG TTTAAGGGTTCAGTTGTAGCACCGCCAGGAATGATCAAGCGGACACTGCAGAGAGTTGTAGGTAAATGTTGA
- the LOC103710320 gene encoding transcription factor GLABRA 3-like isoform X1 yields MFLAYSLCHEGAIFTGLSFLYFYMDLSSTFHFWYLLSFILLVSRVLAWRDGYYNGDIKTRKTTQLMEFKADQIALQRSEQLRELYESLSAGDSKQPSTRPASLSPEDLTEAEWYYLVCMSFTFSPGQGLPGKALTSNQYIWLSNAQFADSGIFSRSLLAKSASIQTVVCIPFMYGVLELGTAELVLEDPALIHQIRTSFWELPIPVCSGQSISSSPLAEKDEDTLFPNLDHEVVDTMVSEDHHLMAACLAPLESGPSAVPFDIHSHVLDKENELIQDKVEELCANISEELKVGSPDASASHVLSERRRREKLNEKFLVLRSLVPFVSKVDKASILGGTIEYLKELERRVEELESCRELGKPEPRGRRMHPDIAERTSDNYGNKKIANGMQSCANKRKACDIDETAVEHCGVLSKDGPVNVIVTVMEKEVLLELQCQWRECLLLEVVDAIRNLHLDPLSVQSSTGDNNLAVTIKAKFKGSVVAPPGMIKRTLQRVVGKC; encoded by the exons atgtttttGGCCTATTCGCTGTGTCACGAAGGTGCAATTTTCACAGGACTATCATTCCTTTATTTTTACATGGATTTGAGTTCCACCTTTCATTTTTGGTATCTCCTCTCCTTTATCTTGTTGGTTTCTAGGGTCTTAGCATGGCGTGATGGGTACTATAATGGTGATATAAAGACGAGGAAGACTACTCAGCTAATGGAGTTTAAAGCTGATCAAATTGCTCTACAGAGAAGTGAGCAATTGAGAGAGCTATACGAGTCTCTTTCAGCAGGTGACAGCAAACAGCCGAGCACAAGACCTGCATCACTATCACCTGAAGATCTGACAGAGGCGGAGTGGTATTACTTGGTTTGCATGTCTTTCACATTCAGTCCAGGCCAAGG GTTGCCAGGTAAAGCCTTAACAAGCAATCAGTATATCTGGTTGAGCAATGCTCAGTTTGCAGATAGTGGAATTTTCTCACGCTCTCTTTTAGCGAAG AGTGCATCTATCCAG ACTGTGGTGTGTATTCCCTTCATGTATGGTGTTCTTGAGCTGGGTACAGCTGAATTG GTTTTGGAGGATCCTGCGCTCATACATCAAATCAGGACTTCCTTCTGGGAGCTGCCAATCCCTGTTTGCTCTGGGCAATCTATATCCAGTTCTCCATTGGCTGAAAAGGATGAAGATACCTTGTTCCCTAATCTTGATCATGAAGTTGTTGACACGATGGTTTCGGAGGATCATCACTTAATGGCTGCTTGTCTGGCCCCTTTGGAGAGTGGGCCATCAGCTGTCCCTTTTGATATTCATTCTCATGTCCTTGACAAAGAGAATGAGCTAATCCAGGATAAGGTTGAGGAATTGTGTGCAAATATCAGCGAAGAACTTAAAGTAGGTTCTCCTGATGCTAGTGCAAGTCATGTGTTgtcggagagaaggagaagagaaaagcTAAATGAGAAGTTCCTTGTTCTCAGATCACTGGTTCCTTTCGTTAGCAAG GTTGACAAGGCATCCATCCTTGGTGGCACAATAGAGTATCTGAAAGAGCTTGAGAGAAGGGTAGAGGAATTAGAATCTTGCAGAGAGTTAGGGAAGCCTGAGCCTAGAGGAAGAAGGATGCATCCTGATATAGCAGAGAGGACATCTGATAATTATGGCAACAAGAAGATTGCAAATGGCATGCAGTCTTGTGCAAACAAGAGGAAGGCTTGCGACATCGATGAAACAGCGGTCGAGCATTGTGGCGTCCTGTCAAAGGATGGTCCAGTTAATGTTATTGTTACTGTGATGGAGAAAGAGGTTCTCCTGGAGCTGCAATGTCAATGGAGGGAATGTTTGCTTCTTGAGGTAGTTGATGCGATACGCAACCTCCATTTAGATCCTCTTTCTGTCCAGTCATCCACTGGTGATAACAATCTCGCAGTGACCATAAAAGCTAAG TTTAAGGGTTCAGTTGTAGCACCGCCAGGAATGATCAAGCGGACACTGCAGAGAGTTGTAGGTAAATGTTGA